The nucleotide sequence ATTTCTCTGATTATTTTATAAACATGACGTCCGATATGCGGAGGTGTAAGAGTTTCGTTTGATGGATTATTTCGAATGGAATCTATAAGAAAAGACATTACCTGCACTAAAATTTTTCTGTGTAGTTTCTCATCATTTGTAGATAACCGTGTAGTATCTAAAGTTTGTCTAATAATACATGGCCTGCGTGTGGAAATTTTGTTCTTGGCCAGAAATAAGCGATAACTATCCCTGCGATAGCCATTGGGTTTACCAACCACTATTTCTCAATGAATCCTAAATGAATCCCCCGATTAGGCATCTTTAGCATTACCTCGCTTATGTAAGGAATAATTGAATCGCTGATTGTAGCAATACCTACCGAACCTACATAACCAATTATAAGTAATATCCAAAGGTTACATTGACCTTTTATGCATTTGGCACTGATGCGACTGCATTCATGAAGTCCATACATAGCGGCAGTAACCAACGCGCTTAAAAATACATGCAAGGAATGAAGTATATAAAAGATATTATACGAAACCTGATGGGGCAATTTTAAAGAAAACAGCATAATAATTATCCCGGTGAGCGTGCCAAAAAATGTAAAAGGCGTATGATTCTTCAATTCTTTAACGATTTGTCTGAACATAATCAGTTTCTGTGTATTTCTGTTTTCATATCTAATCTAAATTACAGGTTCCCGTCGGGCAGGTTGGAGTGGGAGACGAACTTCTTGAACCCGTATTAAAAGAAGCAAATGTCCTCTGAATATTTTTACTGTTACATTTTTCACATTTTAACTCTTCCCTGTTAGCGTTAATTCCTACAAGTAATTCAAAACTCTCGCCACAATCTTTACAAATATAGGTATAAAGAGGCATTTCTTTATCCTCCTAAATATACGGTTTTATTTTCTCTTCTATATTTTTTTTAGGGGTTATTCCAACTATATTTTCTACTACCTTACCGTTTTTAAATATCATCAAAGTTGGAATAGCCATAACACTGTATGCCGACGCTGTTTCTGGTGCTTCGTCAACATTCAACTTCCCAACTTTTAGTTTCCCCTGATATTCTTTGGCGATTTCTTCTATTATCGGTGCCACCATATTACATGGACCGCACCAGGGTGCCCAAAAATCCACCAATGCCGTTAATTCTGATTCCAGAATCTCTTTCTTAAAATTTTCATCAGTCAGTTTAATCTCCATCTCCAATCACCTCCTATTCGCTTCGCTCACCCCCGACTGAAGTCGGGGGCACATTATTGAAGTTTTAACTTTCTGTATGTCAGACAGAACGGGCATATTTTAGATAAACTTTTTACAAACTTTGCCAAACCTGATTGCGGTTTGGTGCGAGCAATAATACACAAAGGACAAATTAAGCATACAAAAGCCATTGGATAAAGTAAAAATTTCTTAATTAAGTTCATTCTGAATTGCCTCCCAAACATTTTTAATTTGCCGGGCAACTTTTCCATTGGAATATTCTATAATAGTTTTTTTGTTCACCACCGATTCGGTTACAACTGAGTCGTAGATAATTTTTTCCATAACACTAATTTTACTAATTTTACAATAATTTTCAATCTTTTTCGTCATCTCTATATTCAAATCGTATTTGTTAATGACTACACAAATCCTTACTCTGAAATGTTGTGCCAGTTCTATTACCCTGACCATATCGTGTATACCTGATAGAGTGGGTTCGGTTACTATTAGAACATAATCTGCGCCGGTAATTGAAGAAATGACGGGACAACCTATTCCTGGAGGCCCATCAATGATAATTAAATCACGATTTTCTTTTTCTGCTATCAATTTTGCATTTTGTCGGACCGCAGTAACCAGTTTACCTGAGTTTTCTTCTGCAATACCTAATTTAGCATGAACAAACGGACCATATTTTGTTTCTGATATAAACCATTCGCCTGATAGATTATCCTCCATTTTGATTGCCATCTTAGGACAAATATGAAAACAAACACCACAACCTTCACAGGAAATAGAGTCAATAGATACAGATTGTGGATTGTGGATTGTGGATTGCGGATTTAAAGAAATGGCATCAAATCTACATACCTTTATACAATTTCCACACTGGTTACATTTCTCGTTGTTGATTACAGCAGTTTTCCCGCCTGTAAACTGGTGTTTTTCCAAAATTTTAGGTTCAAGCAAAATATGCAAATCTGCTGCATCCACATCACAGTCGGCCATAACCTTGTTTTGGGCCAAACTGGCAAAAGCAGCAGTAATAACCGTTTTTCCTGTTCCGCCTTTTCCGCTTATAACAACAAGTTGTTTCATTTGAATTAGTCACCAGATATATTTTTATATAATTCTTGAAATTTTTTTTTATATTCAAGAATTGCTTCAATCACAGGAATTCCTCTTGAATATGCCTCAGCGATTTTTCTATCAAAAGGGATTTCCATTAGAACCGGAATATTTTCCTTGTGGCAATACTTTTCAACTTCTTCATCACCAATATCTGAACGGTTAATTACCACCCCAAAAGGAATTTTTAGTTTGCGTATAACTTCAACTGCCAAAACCAAATCATTTAAACCAAATGGTGTCGGTTCGGTAACAAGAATGCAGTAATTGCTTCCTTTGATTGATTCTATAACTGGGCAGGATGTCCCCGGCGGCGCATCAATGATAACCACTTTCTCATCAGTAATGTTTTTTTTAACTGCTCTAATGAGTGGTGGTGACATTGCTTCACCAACATTAAGTTTTCCATTAATGAATTCAATTTTTTTAGATTTGCCAATTTGTATTATTCCTATTTCTTTGCAAACTTCTTCAATTGCTTTCTCAGGACATAGCAAACTACATCCACCACATCCATGACATAATTGTTCAAATATCATTACTGATTTGGGTAAAACTGCTATTGCATGATATGCACAAATTTCGCTACATTTTCCACAATAAGTACATCTGCTTTCATCAATTTTAGGTATGAGAATATTTACGGAATGTTTTTTTTTGATTTCTGGTGTTAGAAAAATATGGGCATTAGGTTCTTCCACATCGCAATCCAAGAATTGAACTTTTTCATCTAAAGATAATGCTAAATTAACAGCAACGGTTGTTTTACCGGTCCCGCCTTTACCACTTGCAACTGAGATAATCATAGTAGAATCAATTAAAAATGTAAAATGTAAAATGTAAAATTGTGGTAGAAAGCATTTTTAATTTTTAATTACCTTTTTAGCAGCTTGAATATAATAAGCGTCTGCTGAAATCCGTTGCTTTCCTTTGTGACGGTAAAATGTTTATTCTTGAAATAATTTCCAATATCTCACCATAAATTGGCTGTGCTACTTCAAAAATAAATTTTCTATTTTCTTCAACATCATAACCAAAACTTTTGTAAAGACGAATCCTATCCAAATATTTTTTATGGTTTTCTTTTATTTCGGCATCCATACTTCCTATTTTTTGCTTAAGTATTGCTCTATCGCCTGCTTGACGGTAAGCGACCCGGATATTCCTGTAACAATTTTTATACCTGCAGAATCAAGTGCCTCTTTTGCATTAGGACCAACTGCACCGGTTAAAACCACTTCGGCACCTGTTTTTGCGATTTGTCTCGCTGATTCAGGACCTGCACCTCCCATCATACCTGCTGCTGAATTAGAAATTGGTTCCTATTTCATTGTTTCGGAATCAACAATCAAAAAATAAGCACACCTGCCGAATTGTTCACTTACTTGTGCACTCATTGAACCACCAGTAGCAGATACTGCAATTTTCATCTTCCACCTCCGCGATCTCCTCCACCCCGTCTTCCACGACCTGTACTACCACGGACACCCATTCCACGACCCATTCCCATTCCTCCACCTGACGAAATTCCATAATGTCCCGGTACTGTTGCATCCTGTGTTGGTTCTATTTTTCCTTTCTTAAAAAGTGCTATTGCTTCTTTTACGGTTCCGGAAACACCACTGATAATTTTGATACCAGCCATTTGTAAGGTTGAAAAAGCATTCGGACCTATATTCCCAGTCAAAACTGCTCCAGCACCTTTACTTGCTATCATCTGTGCGGATTGTATTCCTGCTCCTCCCATAGCACCTATATTAGGATTCTCAATTGCTTCAAATTTTAAAGTTTCAGAATCCACTATAATAAAATACTGACACCTTCCAAATCTCGGGTCAACCTGAGCATCTAAATTATTTCCCTGTGATGTTATACATATCTTCATTCCACACCTCCTCCGTGTTCACACTCCGTTTTATCAACTCCGTAGCCCTTTCCTGAACCTGGCTTACAGAGTGATTCGCCACCTTTTAATGTTCCGTCTAATAACTGCTTAATCACATCTTCAATTTTACCAGAAACACCCATAATCGTTTTTATTCCTGAAGCACCAAAAAGCCCAATTGCACGCTGACCCATTCCGCCGGCGATAATACATTCAACACCTTCTTTTCTGAGAAATTCCGGCAAAAAACCCGGCTCGTGACCCGGATTCGCAATTTTGCTTTTACTTTTTACCTCTCCGTTTTCTATTTCAATAATTGTGAAAAACGGGCAACGACCAAAATGGGCGGACACAAAATCACCATCAGTAGAGATTGCTACCTTCATAAAATATCTCCCTCTTTTTTATAACGGCGTGAAAAAGTGAAAAAGCAAGAACGATTTTACCTTTTTACTTTCTTGCCTTTTCACGCATTTCGTTTTTTCACGCCTTTTTACTTACTTTTTTTCTTCTTCGGCAGACGCATTCTCCAGCGTCTTAATCTGCTCGTTCATAGCGTTGATTTCTTCCTGCATCGCTTTCACCTGTTCTTTGAGCATGTTCGCTTCTTGCTGAGGAGTCACTTCCGGAATATATGGATATCCGTACGGTACTCCGTAGTAACCTGCTCTATATGGATACGCCCAACGCCATCCTCTGCCCCAACCGCGACCGAACCCTCTACCCCAGCCACGACCAAATCCAAACCCCCAACCTCTTCGTGGGATTGGATTCATATAGCCCGGCATAGGATAACCAGCGCAATAACCAGCAGCCCTGCCTGTCATTGGTCCAAAACCTACCGGTCCTGTTCCATCTCCACCTGGCATAACAATCACCTCCTTTCGCCCGAGTTCCCCCGATTGAAATCGGGGGCTACACGGGCTACATTATTGTGTGATTTATTCGCTTTGCTCATCCCCGAATAAATTCGGGGACTACAACGGATTTAGACGGTCGGGTTAAAACCTGACCAAACCCTCGTATCGTTTATTCTATTGAAAACCATTTTCATTAAATGAGAAAAAAATATATGCATACTTACTTACATCTATCGCATAACCCGTAGAACTGTATAAGATGTCCTTTTATTTTAAAACCATACTTTTCTGAAAGCCCTTTTTCAACAAGTTGCAAAAGTTCCACTTCATCATCAATAAAATCGGTATAATCAATTATCCTTCCGCAATTCGTACATATAAGGTGATGGTGATGTCTTTTACCTTTTGAATCTTCCGCCAGTTCAAATCTTGCCCGCCCGTCGCCGAAATCAAATTTATAAACCAACCCGAGCCGGACCAGAATATCAAGCGTTCTGTAGACGGTCGTCAGTCCGACCACTGGATATTTTTTGTGCACGGCGAGATAGATATCTTCGGCACTTAAATGGTCTCGCGTAAAACCTAAAACTTCCAGTATCGCTTCTCTCGGGAGTGTCAGTCTGTAACCAACGCCCCTGAATCTTCCGCACCACCAATTATCGTTTCTCATAATGCTACCTAATTGAAAATCATTTCCATTAACAGTATAACACAAAACCGTATTTTTGTCAAGTACTTTTTTTATTTTTTAATTTTTTTTATTTTGAGGTAACGGGCTGGGGATGGGGAGAGTATTTCCCAGTCATTAAGAAACTGGCAATAAATGCTGTTAATGGAACTGCTATAAAAAAACCGATGGAACCGGCTAACATTTGGAACACAATTATAAAAAACCATTCGTTATTAAAAAGATGAATAAGCGATTTAATTGATATGGTTGCAGAAAGTATCACAAGAAGTTCACTGCCGAAATATGCCAATACCAGTGTATTAGAAACGGTGGCGGCAATTTCACGACCTGCCTTCAAGCCGATTGGTAGCAATTGTTTTCTTCCAAGTTGGCTATTTTTTGAGACGATTTCTTCCATTATAGAAGCAACACAGATAGCAACATCAATAATTATTCCGGTAGCACCTATAAGCAGAACAGAAATTAAAAGTTCTGAAAATTTTTCAAATGGAAAAGAATAGTAGTTTCTGGAAAAATAATTTAGCATTTGAACCGGTTCTAATGAGAAGCCATTTATATTAGCAAGCGGATAAAAAATCAAACCCAGAACCATAACAAAAAAAGAACTTAAAATCGTACCAACTATTGCTGAGACCGCTTTCTTGCTAAATCCGTTTATACTGAATATCACCGAAGTAGTAATTAAAATTATTGAAGCAACTGTCAGCAGTAGTGGAGACCAGTCTTGAAGCATAAGCGGTAAAAAAACAAAAATAATAAAAATTAGGCCGATACCAACTGCGATAAGTCCTGTTGTTTTTTTAATTCCTCCGATAACTAAAACAACAAATATAAATAAACCAGCGAGTATGAAAAGATAGAAACTTCTGTTATAATCAACCACAACCGTTTTATCAATGGATTCGTTTTGAGCGAGTAAAACTCTCACGCCATTTTTTGTTAAAATTGGAACATCGTATTCATATTTTTCCGCTTTTATAATTTTACCGTTAAAAAGTTTTACATTCAGGGTTGCTTTTTGTTCCTGCTTATCAACTGTGTTTAATACCTTCCCGACTGTAAACTTCTCATTTGTTTTTGAGAGTTCTAATAATGGATGGGCATAAAAATCGTAATCCGGCTTTTCTGACCAGGAATCGGCATTAACGGCGGAGGGAAATGAGAAGTGAGAAGTGAGAAGTAAAATGAATGACAAAAAGAATTTTTTTATCATAATAATAATATCATCAGGATTTAATCTGTGTAATTTTGTTTTTTATCTGTGAAATCTGCGTTTATAAAAATTATGCCTGAAACCAAAACGGTTATTGGAATCACTATAACAAATGTTATACTGCCTATGAGCGCCTCCAGAATTACAACCGCGAAAAACTCCCAGTTAATAACCCTCAAAACCGGTATTTTTAACATGGTATAAACTGCAATCGTAATAATTGAACTAGCGGTGAAGACCAAAATCAAACTGCCAAGCATTCCGCTCAAGACATCTTTGCCAATTTTTAATCCTGAAGCCATTAACTCATTTTTTGTAATATCTTTTTTTGTATAATATAAAGCGCTCATACCGACAACTATGTCAACAATAATATCAACCGTTACGCCGAGTGCGGCTATAATAACACTGCCGATAATAATTCCTTGAAAATCAGAAATCGTCCAGTCGGTTATTGACCTTGTTGCAGTAAGTATCATTCTGGAACCTTCTATGAATAAGCCGGAAATTTTTGTTAAATTAATAAAAATTACCGACACCAAGACGGAACACATCAGCCCTATTGACAAACTCAATGCTGACGCTATAAATTTTCTGGAAAATTTCAGTATTAACACCAACATCACTAAAGCAATAAACATAGCAACTAAACTGCAGGCGATAACAGGTGGATAGCCGTTTTTTAACATTGGTAAAAGCAGAAATACAAATGATGAAATTGTTACTGTGAGGGATACTATTACAATCAATCCTTTTTTACCACATACAGCGAAAACCATAATTAAAAAAAACAGCAAAAATAAAAAAAGGATTCTATCACGCGGGTAACCTTTAATTAAAACACTGTCAATTTTGCTATCTGCGGTCTCATTTATTCTGACAACAATTGTATTGCCATGCTTAATGCAGGTATTGTAATTTTTTTCATCCCATAGATAATTATTTGTTTTTACAATTGAACCTTTAAATTTCCCGGTTAAAATTCTTAAGTTAACATCTTGAATTACAACACCTGATTTTATCTCGGACGAGCCAATATTTAATACTTTTGCTTTTGAATAAACATCAGCATAAAGATTAAAAACAGAACTAAAAAAAATATGAAAAAAAATGAAATAAAAAATCGCTATGAAATTTTTTTTCACAGATATATAATTTCCGCTGATATTTTTTGCGTATCAACAACTGCAACTGTGCATCTATTAGTAAGCCAGCCACTGCATTCACCGGGATTAACAATAAGTGCGGTATTTTTTCTTATATCAATTTTATGGGTATGCCCGTAAATCACAATATCATATTTTTTGCTCTTCTGAAGTTCGTCTATAAATTTCGGCTGGTGCATTAAAACAACTTTTTTTCCGTCAACTTCAAGTTCAACAAAATCCTGATGAAGTTCGCCTATATTTTTGAATCTTTCTAAAAGATACGGTTTGTCGCCGTCATTATTACCGAATACACCGACTAATTTCATTTTTAGTTTTTCAAACTCTTGTGCGGTGAATGGCGAAACATAGTCGCCGGCATGCAGAACAATTGCGACATTTTTTTCGTTAAAATAATTTACTGCTTTTTTTATAGCAGGTAAATTATCGTGTGAGTCAGCCATTATACCGACGAGCATTTTAATCACCAATAATTTTTACAATAATTTTTCTATCCCGTGGACGATTATCCATATCTACGAAAACAATCTGTTGCCATCTGCCCAATGTTAACTGACCGTTTTCAATCGGAACAGAAAGCGTAGCACCTAATAATGACGCACGCAGATGCGAGGTAGCATTCTTATCTGAGTGTGTTTTATTATGTTGATAGTCCTTATTTTCTTTAACAATTTCTCTTAAAAGATTCTGGAAATCTGTAATCAGTCCCGGTTCATATTCAATAGTTGTAACTGAACCGGTTGCACCCGGTACAAAAATATTCATAATACCGTTTTTTATATCTGATTTCTCTAAAATAGCCGAAACCCTGTCTGTTATATCTACAATCTCACAATTACCTTTTGTTGACAGATACAGTTTATCAGTAAAAAAAATCATAATTTTTATTTTATCAAAAAACTTGAAAAAGTCAAACAAAAAAACTATAATATCCAATTAGACCAATTGGACTAATTGGACAAAATATGAAAAACAAAGAGGTTGCTGAAATTCTGTATCAGATTGCCGAACTTCTATCGCTCAAAAACGAGAACCCGTTCAAAATCCGTGCATATGAGAAGGCGGCAATGAATATTTCATCACTTACAGAAGATATTAAAGAAGCGATATGCCGTGGTGAAAAAATAAGCGGTGTCGGCGAAAGTATTTCTGAAAAAATTAAGGAATATCTTGAAACAGGCAAATTGAAATATCTTGATGAGTTAAAAAAGGATTTCCCAGCCGGTCTTTTACAGATAATGTCAATTCCCGGAATGGGTCCTAAAAAAGCAAAACTTATTTATGACAAATTAGGCGTAAAGACAGTTGATGAATTAAAAAACGCAGCACAGAATGGGCTTTTACGCAATATCAAAACGCTAGGTGAAAAGACTGAAGAAAACATACTGAAAGGGATTGAACTTATCAAACAAGGCAAAGAACGACTTCTTATTTCTGATGCGCTTTCAATTGCAGAAAGAATTATTAAAAAACTGAAAACGGAAGAAGCGGATGGCAGGGCGGATATCATCCAGATTTCAGAAGCAGGCAGTTTAAGACGCCGTGCAGAAACAATTGGCGATATTGATATTTTATGTGCCTCAAAAAATCCTGAAAAAATTACAGAACGGTTCTGTTCGTTTGGGAAACAGATTCTGGCAAAAGGTGAAACTAAGTCAAGCATTCTTACTGACGAAAATATTCAGGTTGATTTACGGATTGTGAAAGAGTCGGAGTTTGGTGCGGCACTGCAGTATTTTACGGGCTCCAAGCAACACAACATTGCATTACGCGAGCTTGCGAATAAACTTGGCTACAAAATTAGCGAATATGGTATATTTGAATTAGAAACCAATAAAAAAGTTGGTGGGAAAACAGAAGAAGAAATTTACAAAAAACTTAAACTCCAATTCATTCCACCGGAACTAAGAGAGGCAAAAGGCGAAATAGAACTGGCATACAAAAATCAACTTCCAAAGTTGGTTAAGTTGGCAGACATCAAAGGTGATATGCATATTCATACGAACTACTCTGACGGACATATGACAATTGACCAAGTTGTAGAGAGAGCGAAACAACTGGGTTATGACTGGCTTGGTATTTGTGACCATTCTCAATCGCTAAAAGTTGCAGGTGGGCTGGATACAAAAACGCTTCTTAAAAAAGTTGAAGCAATAAAAAAATTTAATCAGAATTCAAAAGATATAAAACTTCTATGCGGTAGTGAAGTGGATATTCTTTCGGATGGTACACTTGATTATTCGGACGATGTATTAAATGAGCTTGATATCGTGGTAGCGTCAATACATACTGGTTTTAAGCAAGACGAAAAAACAATGACAACCAGAATAATAAAAGCGATAAAAAACAAATTTGTAGATATAATTTGCCATCCGACAGGCAGGTTAATAGGTGAACGAGAACCGTATTCAGTAAATCTTGAACAAGTTATAAATGCAGCAGCTGAGTATGGTGTAGCTTTAGAAATAAACGCATTCCCTCAACGGCTGGATTTACAGGATATATGGTGTAGAAAAACAAAAGAAAAAGGTATAAAATTAGTAATTGGAACGGATGCACATTTTATAGACCAGCTGAGTTTCTTGAAGTATGGACTGTTTGTTGCTCGCCGAGGCTGGCTTGAAAAATCAGACCTATTAAACTGTCTAAATTATTCTGAACTCAAAAAAATTTTATCACAAAAAAGGTAACTTATACTGTTTCTTGCTTTTTCTCTTCTTCTTTTTTTTCTTTTTCTTTTTCAGCTTTTAGCGATTTTACTGGCTGCCAGCGGGAGCCGACTTTTTTGAACAGGTCTAAATCCCAT is from Elusimicrobiota bacterium and encodes:
- a CDS encoding zinc ribbon domain-containing protein is translated as MPLYTYICKDCGESFELLVGINANREELKCEKCNSKNIQRTFASFNTGSRSSSPTPTCPTGTCNLD
- the trxA gene encoding thioredoxin: MEIKLTDENFKKEILESELTALVDFWAPWCGPCNMVAPIIEEIAKEYQGKLKVGKLNVDEAPETASAYSVMAIPTLMIFKNGKVVENIVGITPKKNIEEKIKPYI
- a CDS encoding ATP-binding protein — translated: MKQLVVISGKGGTGKTVITAAFASLAQNKVMADCDVDAADLHILLEPKILEKHQFTGGKTAVINNEKCNQCGNCIKVCRFDAISLNPQSTIHNPQSVSIDSISCEGCGVCFHICPKMAIKMEDNLSGEWFISETKYGPFVHAKLGIAEENSGKLVTAVRQNAKLIAEKENRDLIIIDGPPGIGCPVISSITGADYVLIVTEPTLSGIHDMVRVIELAQHFRVRICVVINKYDLNIEMTKKIENYCKISKISVMEKIIYDSVVTESVVNKKTIIEYSNGKVARQIKNVWEAIQNELN
- a CDS encoding ATP-binding protein gives rise to the protein MIISVASGKGGTGKTTVAVNLALSLDEKVQFLDCDVEEPNAHIFLTPEIKKKHSVNILIPKIDESRCTYCGKCSEICAYHAIAVLPKSVMIFEQLCHGCGGCSLLCPEKAIEEVCKEIGIIQIGKSKKIEFINGKLNVGEAMSPPLIRAVKKNITDEKVVIIDAPPGTSCPVIESIKGSNYCILVTEPTPFGLNDLVLAVEVIRKLKIPFGVVINRSDIGDEEVEKYCHKENIPVLMEIPFDRKIAEAYSRGIPVIEAILEYKKKFQELYKNISGD
- a CDS encoding NifB/NifX family molybdenum-iron cluster-binding protein; protein product: MMGGAGPESARQIAKTGAEVVLTGAVGPNAKEALDSAGIKIVTGISGSLTVKQAIEQYLSKK
- a CDS encoding NifB/NifX family molybdenum-iron cluster-binding protein, with product MKICITSQGNNLDAQVDPRFGRCQYFIIVDSETLKFEAIENPNIGAMGGAGIQSAQMIASKGAGAVLTGNIGPNAFSTLQMAGIKIISGVSGTVKEAIALFKKGKIEPTQDATVPGHYGISSGGGMGMGRGMGVRGSTGRGRRGGGDRGGGR
- a CDS encoding NifB/NifX family molybdenum-iron cluster-binding protein, with product MKVAISTDGDFVSAHFGRCPFFTIIEIENGEVKSKSKIANPGHEPGFLPEFLRKEGVECIIAGGMGQRAIGLFGASGIKTIMGVSGKIEDVIKQLLDGTLKGGESLCKPGSGKGYGVDKTECEHGGGVE
- a CDS encoding DUF5320 domain-containing protein, coding for MPGGDGTGPVGFGPMTGRAAGYCAGYPMPGYMNPIPRRGWGFGFGRGWGRGFGRGWGRGWRWAYPYRAGYYGVPYGYPYIPEVTPQQEANMLKEQVKAMQEEINAMNEQIKTLENASAEEEKK
- a CDS encoding Fur family transcriptional regulator produces the protein MRNDNWWCGRFRGVGYRLTLPREAILEVLGFTRDHLSAEDIYLAVHKKYPVVGLTTVYRTLDILVRLGLVYKFDFGDGRARFELAEDSKGKRHHHHLICTNCGRIIDYTDFIDDEVELLQLVEKGLSEKYGFKIKGHLIQFYGLCDRCK
- a CDS encoding YibE/F family protein, with the protein product MIKKFFLSFILLLTSHFSFPSAVNADSWSEKPDYDFYAHPLLELSKTNEKFTVGKVLNTVDKQEQKATLNVKLFNGKIIKAEKYEYDVPILTKNGVRVLLAQNESIDKTVVVDYNRSFYLFILAGLFIFVVLVIGGIKKTTGLIAVGIGLIFIIFVFLPLMLQDWSPLLLTVASIILITTSVIFSINGFSKKAVSAIVGTILSSFFVMVLGLIFYPLANINGFSLEPVQMLNYFSRNYYSFPFEKFSELLISVLLIGATGIIIDVAICVASIMEEIVSKNSQLGRKQLLPIGLKAGREIAATVSNTLVLAYFGSELLVILSATISIKSLIHLFNNEWFFIIVFQMLAGSIGFFIAVPLTAFIASFLMTGKYSPHPQPVTSK
- a CDS encoding YibE/F family protein, which produces MKKNFIAIFYFIFFHIFFSSVFNLYADVYSKAKVLNIGSSEIKSGVVIQDVNLRILTGKFKGSIVKTNNYLWDEKNYNTCIKHGNTIVVRINETADSKIDSVLIKGYPRDRILFLFLLFFLIMVFAVCGKKGLIVIVSLTVTISSFVFLLLPMLKNGYPPVIACSLVAMFIALVMLVLILKFSRKFIASALSLSIGLMCSVLVSVIFINLTKISGLFIEGSRMILTATRSITDWTISDFQGIIIGSVIIAALGVTVDIIVDIVVGMSALYYTKKDITKNELMASGLKIGKDVLSGMLGSLILVFTASSIITIAVYTMLKIPVLRVINWEFFAVVILEALIGSITFVIVIPITVLVSGIIFINADFTDKKQNYTD
- a CDS encoding metallophosphoesterase — protein: MLVGIMADSHDNLPAIKKAVNYFNEKNVAIVLHAGDYVSPFTAQEFEKLKMKLVGVFGNNDGDKPYLLERFKNIGELHQDFVELEVDGKKVVLMHQPKFIDELQKSKKYDIVIYGHTHKIDIRKNTALIVNPGECSGWLTNRCTVAVVDTQKISAEIIYL
- a CDS encoding secondary thiamine-phosphate synthase enzyme YjbQ, which translates into the protein MIFFTDKLYLSTKGNCEIVDITDRVSAILEKSDIKNGIMNIFVPGATGSVTTIEYEPGLITDFQNLLREIVKENKDYQHNKTHSDKNATSHLRASLLGATLSVPIENGQLTLGRWQQIVFVDMDNRPRDRKIIVKIIGD
- the polX gene encoding DNA polymerase/3'-5' exonuclease PolX, which encodes MKNKEVAEILYQIAELLSLKNENPFKIRAYEKAAMNISSLTEDIKEAICRGEKISGVGESISEKIKEYLETGKLKYLDELKKDFPAGLLQIMSIPGMGPKKAKLIYDKLGVKTVDELKNAAQNGLLRNIKTLGEKTEENILKGIELIKQGKERLLISDALSIAERIIKKLKTEEADGRADIIQISEAGSLRRRAETIGDIDILCASKNPEKITERFCSFGKQILAKGETKSSILTDENIQVDLRIVKESEFGAALQYFTGSKQHNIALRELANKLGYKISEYGIFELETNKKVGGKTEEEIYKKLKLQFIPPELREAKGEIELAYKNQLPKLVKLADIKGDMHIHTNYSDGHMTIDQVVERAKQLGYDWLGICDHSQSLKVAGGLDTKTLLKKVEAIKKFNQNSKDIKLLCGSEVDILSDGTLDYSDDVLNELDIVVASIHTGFKQDEKTMTTRIIKAIKNKFVDIICHPTGRLIGEREPYSVNLEQVINAAAEYGVALEINAFPQRLDLQDIWCRKTKEKGIKLVIGTDAHFIDQLSFLKYGLFVARRGWLEKSDLLNCLNYSELKKILSQKR